The following proteins are encoded in a genomic region of Bernardetia sp. MNP-M8:
- a CDS encoding VCBS repeat-containing protein → MKNKSIHILVLAFLAISFNGLAQDVSFFNGDGFFSIGTQSQRTASITLFDIDKDGDLDALVANGRHWAEQNYIYYNDGRGGFKVAQPIGRFLDASYSVKSADFNNDGFMDIAVANDNVANKIYFGSANQNFDKEATFGSISPSRNLEVVDIDKDGDFDLILSNRKSENEICLNDGKGNFAKIITFGDSSDQTIQTKIVDINKDGFWDIITAERGSKNKIFLNDGKQNFAKIIEFGTTEEETRSIDIGDFDKDGFLDIVTGNLGLKNSIYFGNKELSFNRVFDFTPEHLTSSIKVADLNQDGYLDIVEGNSEERNYVYLGQKDGTFIEIGLREDLKEDTYNIEIGDVNNDGLPDIVESNSGTWNLYYRTKKE, encoded by the coding sequence ATGAAAAATAAATCAATCCATATACTAGTGCTTGCTTTTTTGGCAATCTCATTCAACGGACTTGCTCAAGATGTCTCATTTTTTAATGGTGACGGATTTTTTTCAATCGGTACACAATCACAGCGAACAGCTTCAATAACTTTGTTTGATATTGACAAGGATGGAGATTTAGATGCACTTGTAGCCAATGGAAGACACTGGGCAGAACAAAATTATATTTACTATAATGACGGACGTGGTGGGTTTAAAGTAGCTCAACCTATTGGAAGGTTTCTTGATGCTTCTTATTCTGTAAAAAGTGCTGATTTCAACAATGATGGATTTATGGATATTGCTGTTGCCAATGATAATGTTGCCAATAAAATATATTTTGGTTCAGCAAATCAAAACTTTGATAAAGAAGCCACATTTGGTTCAATATCTCCCTCAAGAAACCTTGAAGTAGTGGATATTGACAAGGATGGAGATTTTGATCTAATTCTATCAAATAGAAAATCTGAAAATGAAATTTGCCTTAATGATGGAAAAGGGAATTTTGCAAAAATAATAACGTTTGGTGATTCATCTGACCAAACCATCCAAACAAAAATAGTTGATATAAACAAAGACGGATTTTGGGATATTATTACTGCTGAGAGAGGGTCAAAAAACAAAATTTTCCTAAATGATGGGAAACAGAATTTTGCAAAAATAATAGAGTTTGGCACTACTGAAGAGGAAACTCGTTCTATTGATATTGGTGATTTTGATAAAGATGGCTTTTTGGATATTGTAACAGGAAATTTAGGTTTGAAAAATAGTATTTATTTTGGTAATAAAGAGTTAAGTTTTAATAGAGTTTTTGATTTTACACCTGAACATTTGACTTCATCAATTAAAGTAGCTGATTTGAACCAAGATGGATATTTGGATATTGTGGAGGGAAATTCAGAAGAACGAAACTATGTTTATTTAGGACAGAAAGATGGAACATTTATAGAAATTGGTTTGAGAGAAGATTTAAAAGAAGACACTTACAATATTGAAATAGGAGATGTAAATAATGATGGACTTCCAGATATTGTAGAATCAAATTCTGGAACTTGGAATTTGTATTATAGAACAAAAAAAGAATAA
- a CDS encoding ArsO family NAD(P)H-dependent flavin-containing monooxygenase: MKIYDVLIIGGGQAGLSIAYFLRRSKLDYLILDNQEQTGGSWLQTWDSLKLFSPSEFSSLSGWGMPKTEEEYPTKTEFISYLSAYEKRYDFAIERQTEVLKVVKENELFKIETNKDTFYSKTLVSATGTAGNPFIPEYPNQNSFLGEQIHSVNYKNSGDLKNKNVLIVGGGNSGAQVLAEVSKVAHTKWVTLKEPQFLPDDIDGRYLFNEATQKFLGNSDEKSTGGFSISLSNIVMIESVREARDRNVLNAVRPFKEFYENGVIWEDGTKEEFDVVIWCTGFRSNLKHLESLNIFEDKRIETKNTRSVKEPNLWLIGYGNWTGFASATIYGVGKTARHTVKEIIEVLSKNENL, translated from the coding sequence ATGAAAATATATGATGTACTAATAATTGGAGGTGGACAAGCAGGGTTGTCTATAGCCTATTTTTTAAGAAGAAGTAAATTAGACTATTTAATTTTAGATAATCAAGAACAAACAGGAGGTTCTTGGTTACAGACTTGGGATAGTTTAAAATTATTCTCGCCTTCCGAGTTCAGTTCTTTGTCAGGTTGGGGAATGCCCAAAACGGAAGAGGAATATCCTACCAAAACCGAGTTTATAAGTTACTTATCTGCTTATGAAAAACGTTATGATTTTGCAATAGAAAGACAAACTGAAGTTTTGAAAGTGGTAAAAGAAAACGAACTTTTCAAGATAGAAACAAACAAAGATACTTTTTATTCCAAGACTTTAGTAAGTGCAACAGGAACGGCTGGTAATCCATTTATTCCAGAATATCCAAATCAAAATAGTTTTTTGGGAGAGCAAATTCACTCTGTGAATTATAAAAATTCAGGTGATTTAAAAAATAAAAATGTGCTTATTGTTGGAGGTGGAAACTCTGGAGCGCAGGTTTTAGCTGAAGTTTCTAAAGTGGCACATACAAAATGGGTTACTTTAAAAGAACCTCAATTTCTTCCTGATGATATTGATGGTCGTTATCTTTTTAATGAAGCAACCCAAAAATTTTTAGGCAATTCAGATGAAAAATCTACTGGAGGTTTTAGTATTTCTTTGTCCAATATTGTGATGATTGAAAGCGTAAGAGAAGCACGAGATAGAAATGTGTTAAATGCCGTCCGACCTTTCAAAGAATTTTATGAAAATGGAGTTATTTGGGAAGATGGAACAAAAGAAGAGTTTGATGTTGTGATTTGGTGTACAGGTTTTAGGTCTAATTTAAAACACTTAGAATCTTTAAATATTTTTGAAGACAAAAGAATAGAAACAAAAAATACTCGCTCGGTAAAAGAACCTAATTTATGGCTTATTGGCTATGGAAATTGGACAGGGTTTGCTTCTGCAACAATTTATGGTGTTGGCAAAACAGCTCGTCATACTGTAAAAGAAATTATTGAAGTTCTATCAAAGAATGAAAATTTATAA
- a CDS encoding cupin domain-containing protein — MKTDKTELNAIFPKGEKGSEEYFTGNAFNIGLVNANSIYNTAVGNVYFEPSARSNWHSHPSGQILIITDGVGYHQIEGQPIKTIKKGDVIKCPPNVRHWHGASPDEGLQQLYIVPNTEKGIVDWMESVTDSVYKSK; from the coding sequence ATGAAGACAGATAAAACTGAATTGAATGCCATTTTTCCAAAAGGTGAAAAAGGCTCAGAGGAATACTTTACAGGAAATGCTTTTAATATAGGTTTGGTAAATGCGAATTCTATTTACAATACAGCAGTTGGAAACGTTTATTTTGAACCTAGTGCAAGAAGCAATTGGCACTCACACCCATCTGGTCAAATACTGATTATTACAGATGGAGTTGGTTACCACCAAATTGAAGGGCAACCTATCAAAACCATAAAAAAAGGAGATGTTATAAAGTGTCCCCCAAATGTCAGGCACTGGCACGGGGCAAGTCCTGACGAAGGTTTACAACAACTTTACATTGTTCCCAATACAGAAAAGGGTATTGTAGATTGGATGGAGTCAGTAACAGATAGTGTTTATAAGTCTAAATAA